One window of Mauremys mutica isolate MM-2020 ecotype Southern chromosome 20, ASM2049712v1, whole genome shotgun sequence genomic DNA carries:
- the LOC123353468 gene encoding adhesion G protein-coupled receptor E3-like, with amino-acid sequence MHASENSCQVPSINSSVQFVAIKETFRNFSLQGKRSSRSSNFSSFFNSTFDILMSMFGDGNVTLSLENATLPFNSVLNSTSPLEGGGKDEVVSAVTFVLQTVELSTLAIALRSPERTTQNMTTESLAIQTRLVTGSCSQHSEVFTLSAHEETMVVHCDTVTGAATQAGVGAAAFISYSTLDSIMSVRRLSEGNQRAGGKLEKSHLNSRVVTGAIGDGRPINLSRPAKFTLRHKQAKKEEEEAHCVYWKVVAESGSWSRDGCTAVHTNSTHTTCSCDHLSSFAVLIAPTAVTESYPLTIITYMGLTLSLPCLFLAILTFLLCRSIRSVSTSLHLQLCLCLFLADLLFLTQVTRPGSQVACAVIAGFLHYLFLACFSWMFLEGLHLFLTVRNLKVVNYTSTGRFKKRFMYPFGYGFPALVVAISAAVNPGGYGTSEHCWLSLDRGFHWSFLGPVCAIILINITFFVLILWILRNRLSSLNADVSTLRDHRLLTFKAIAQLFILGCSWILGLLQVGPAATVMAYLFTIVNSLQGAFIFLVHCLLNRQVTEEYRRWIRGFRTSSTKSQMSDLSMSAVPTTSTKME; translated from the exons GGAAAGCggagcagcagaagcagcaatttttcctctttctttaatTCGACCTTCGACATTTTGATGTCCATGTTTGGAGACGGGAATGTGACGTTATCACTGGAG AACGCGACTCTCCCTTTCAACTCGGTCCTGAACAGCACCTCCCCCTTGGAGGGTGGAGGCAAGGACGAGGTTGTGTCGGCTGTAACGTTCGTCCTGCAGACAGTGGAACTGTCCACGCTGGCCATTGCGCTCCGGTCTCCGGAGAGGACAACACAGAACATGACAACagagtctctgg ctatCCAGACGCGGCTTGTCACAgggagctgcagccagcacagcgAGGTCTTCACACTGAGCGCTCACGAGGAGACGATGGTCGTGCACTGTGATACAGTCACCGGGGCAGCCACACAAG ctggtgtGGGGGCTGCTGCTTTTATTTCCTACTCCACCCTGGACTCCATCATGAGTGTGAGACGTCTCAGCGAGGGAAATCAACGGGCTGGTGGGAAGCTGGAGAAAAGTCACCTCAACTCCAGGGTGGTGACTGGGGCCATTGGAGACGGGAGACCCATTAACCTATCCAGACCCGCAAAGTTCACCCTGCGACATAAACAG GCCaaaaaagaggaggaagaggctCACTGTGTCTACTGGAAAGTGGTGGCCGAGAGCGGCAGCTGGTCTCGGGATGGCTGCACCGCCGTGCACACGAACAGCACTCACACCACCTGCAGCTGTGACCATCTCTCCAGCTTCGCTGTCCTAATCGCTCCCACCGCAGTGACG GAGAGTTACCCACTGACCATCATCACCTACATGGGACTGACCCTCTCTCTGCCGTGCCTCTTCCTGGCCATCCTCACCTTCCTCCTGTGCCGCTCCATCCGCAGCGTCAGcacctccctccacctgcagctctgcctctgcctcttcctggccgACCTGCTCTTCCTCACCCAGGTGACCCGCCCCGGCAGTCAG gtgGCGTGTGCTGTCATTGCTGGCTTCCTACACTACCTCTTCCTGGCCTGCTTCAGCTGGATGTTCCTGGAGGGGCTGCACCTCTTCCTCACCGTCAGGAACCTGAAGGTCGTGAATTACACCAGCACCGGCCGGTTCAAGAAGAGATTCATGTACCCGTTCGGCtatggattcccagccctggTGGTGGCTATTTCTGCAGCGGTGAATCCTGGTGGCTACGGAACTTCTGAACA CTGCTGGCTCAGCCTGGACAGAGGCTTTCATTGGAGCTTCCTGGGACCAGTCTGTGCCATAATCCTG ATAAATATAACGTTCTTTGTGCTGATCCTGTGGATCCTCAGAAACAGACTCTCCTCCCTCAATGCAGATGTGTCCACCCTCAGAGACCACAG GTTACTGACCTTTAAAGCCATCGCCCAGCTCTTTATTCTGGGCTGCTCATGGATCCTTGGTCTCCTCCAAGTCGGCCCAGCAGCCACGGTCATGGCGTATTTATTCACCATCGTCAACAGCCTGCAGGGAGCCTTCATCTTCCTGGTGCACTGTCTCCTCAATCGCCAG GTGACAGAGGAGTACAGGAGATGGATCAGGGGTTTCCGAACGTCCAGCACAAAATCTCAGATGTCCGATTTATCCATGTCTGCTGTCCCCACTACCAGCACCAAGATG GAGTAA